The Magnolia sinica isolate HGM2019 chromosome 11, MsV1, whole genome shotgun sequence DNA window ttcatggattggtcgtcgggcaaagccACCATTGATGTCCTCATTGTTGGAGCTCGACTCATTTGGGGTAGCCCTACGATTTACCTTTGAAAGTACCATACAGAAATCAaggttgtgtcgtacaacaaccaCGAGCGGCTGAGTATCGTCTTGGGCTTAGGCCAGAATTAGTATATCCGTAAGATGGTTGCGGGTTGCTTGTAGCCGTTGCATGGTCAACTAAATCTTctagtggaaagcttccattctttccaaaataTAACGAATCCTTTTATCACCGTCCATACAATTTTGGTTCATTCTTGCTTTATTTGTCATCAACTCGAGAggagtcctcgctctgataccaattaacgcAGAGAttgacatgatgaggtcgatcaccgtcttccttaggggataattactctaaatccatggagcttctttggactcctcacggagatttctcgaatccatgaggaaaaatagataaatagataaattcaaaaaataaaaattgattgataataaaaatgaatttatatttatagatagtcatgatttctactagagttcatggttttcggccaaaatagCAAGTCCCATTTTTATGTTGGGCACGATTcgtaaaactcaaaggatcaagagttatgattgaactaaaatttaTTGTAagtagtaaaaaaaaaatgaaaatagactttcaaccattgatctgatgaaatCTCATGAATTCGGCATAGGCAACCTGGCATAGTgaggttaggtggctaaagtagcttctcctaccccaaaagcattgtattgtatgtcgaataactcattccgatttgcgagatatgcctgcttaggttctgacagtcctgatcacttctgcctccgatctgatcacttctgcctctgatcgggccttctctggtccatcttggctatgaatgtatctgcaacctgctctacatcaccttATTGCGTATTTACCATCCAACAGATTTTAgatattaacagattggatggtacatACACCGTATGGTGGGGcgccttagaaaatttttaagGAAGACTGGGCAAATGCGTTAAATTAACAGATTTCAGATATTTCATCATTTGTTATTAAATAGGTTGTTTTAAATtcagtatttaattaattttttgacTTCAACATTTCTTCAAGACACAGCAAAGAAGTTTATAGAATTCATATTCAGACTTCGAactcagatttcagatttaagcTTCGCacttcaaatttaacaaacaagCCTTACTCCTCCATCCAATACCATCCAAATCACAAATTGAACTTGCAACCCAATATCAAGAACTCGTCACCTACGTATGGTTGGAAGCTAACTTTAAACTATTGGTCATTTTCCTTAAGATatccaaaaatatccaaaaattgGAAATGCAGATAAAAAAGAGTTCTAGACATATACCACCATCTCTTTTTGTtatatgccagaaaaatctcttgcCGTTTTTGCCACATGCTTTTTCCTTTTTCATATTAGTTGTAAAACTTCCTATGGTTTTTGTTAGAGTTGGCCGTTAAAGAGGACAATTAactatttaaatttgaaaattgatGACATGAAatattacttcttttttttttttccttaacttTGTGGACATGAGAGATATTTTCATTTTGggagatttcaaaatccacatagCCACACATGATCCAGATCGTCCAATGGTGGGCcattcatgaaatttggtgtagATCGTCCAAATGATAGATCAAAATCATTCAAATGTCATGGATAACCTTTTTTTATATTTGCATAGGACTGAATGAGATTTTTTCCCATCTCCACGTAGTCAAGAATAAAAACGTGATTTTATATaatcagaggtcaaatttacgtATGCGGTTGTTTTATAAGATATTAACATCTGGCAAGCTACAGCATTTTCCCTCGAAAATATTACAATGTTTTCAAAGGGTTGGTAGAAACAGAAGTTCACacgataaaaaaaagaaagatcgtACTAGACTCGGTTGCAGGTGATCAGTATTCTATTTTTATTGAGGATGATCTCCTTATGCTAATTTCTCGCCCGTGAAAAAGGACGGACCCACATGAGGATGTATCGCCTGTcatgaaaatcaagtcgatcgctCATTAAGTATGCCTCACCTGTATATGCTGAAACAGATTGGGCCCACCTGTATATTGTCAGCCAACCATCTGTCTGATTCTCAAACCATGCAATctttatggtgtgacccaccgttgcatggagtggatgtcatgcagAAGATATTGTCAGCCAACCATCTGTCTGATTCTCAAACCATGCAATCTTTATGGTGTGAGCCACCGTTGCATGGCGTGGATGTCATGCAGAAGATAGATTGGTGTCAACTGTCAAAGATGCTGCAAGCTCAGTCCGCTGTAGGTGATCAGTCGTTTCTTGTATCACCCAAGGACGTGATCCACGAGCTGTAGGTGATCAGTCATTTCTTGTATCACCCAAGGACATGTGATCCACGACTTCGAAACAGTAATGAGCCTGGATGAGCTCCCAAGCGTGCCAATACTATTGATGGGCTCTTAGGTGcccaccttggatggaccatCCTCAAAATGATAGAACAACTTTACATTATTAAGAAAGATTTCAACATCAACTCGAAAAGCCAACAACATTTGGGCTacaatcttccaatctgggagatcttTAGGGAAGTCCATCCACGATGGGTCGGATGAGCTCAATTCAATgatctggatcattgaaccatggggcCCTGCTTACATAGTTGTAGGCAAATCAGTGAGTTTCGAATGGCAGTGGCAgaacagatgaagggaaaagaaaagcaTAAGCCATGTATACTCACAATTGAAAGGCAGAAAAGATGGCAGTGGAAAAACAttgttgattttttaaaatggtgAATGAACAAATAGAATATTACACCTTCAGCGAGAAGGTAGCAGCAATCTGATAAAAGAAATTCACATGGTTGGTGCTCCCTTGCTCTTCTTCAATCAAGGTTGGCAgcaatctgataaaagaaaattcacaTGGTTGGTACTCCCTTACTCTTCTTCAATCAAGGTTGGCAgtaatctgataaaagaaaaatcacATGGTTGGCAGCAATCCTCTTCCAACACCTTTGTCCAAGAAGCCTGAAAACGCATAATAACAGATCTTTCGGAATGAAATACAACTGATTAAAATCAAGAAATGCCATGGCTACTGGCGAGTATGGGCTTTTGAAATCCATGTGGTCCTTCCTCAAGGTGGGGCCATGAATTCATGTGAAATGTGGTAAATGACAGTCTGATGATCCATATTTGGAACATATTCAAGAAACAAACGTGTATCAGCAGCAACAAATTCGGGTGTAGGAGCAGGAAGCATCTCTTTCAAAACATAAACGAGTATACAATACATAGGTAGAACATGAGAATGAGAGCAAGAATCTGAAGTGGGGATTTGAAGCGGGAGCGAGAGTCCAAAGTGGATCCAAAGTGGGAGCAGTGTGAGAGTCCAAAGCAGGGAGAGAGCGAGTGTCTGAACTGGGGATTTCAAGCAGGAGTGTTACCTAGTTAAAAGGACCTTGCAAATAAGGTATAGGTGAGGGGCCCAGTTCCTGCACGGGTGACTAGGATTCAAAATCCAACTCAGCTGGTAGACATAGCAGGCTCATGAACAAAACAAGGTGGAACAGGAAGCTGATGATTACTGCTTGGTCTTGAAATCTAGCAATTCAAGCCCCTTGCTTGCATTCGCTCCTCTTCCTCAGCTCTTTTCCAAGCAGCCtgagaagaaaaaaggaaaaaaaaaaaaagattaacaaAGTAAGGAGAAACagaattagaaaaagaagaagaagctgattAAGAAAAATGTGAAACAAGAAACAATCTGCTGCATGCCTTTTCTCGCTCCAGTTTTGAAAGATGGGGTCTTATAGAATTTCCCAAGCTCAGTCCTCCCCATGCTTCTTGCAACTCCCTCTCTCTTGCTTCTCGACGCGTTTCTGAATGCTTAGCATGAACAAATTGTTGGGCCATGGCCAACTTCTCCTTTTCAAGCACTGACTGATGTTTGACTAAGATCTCATCCAGGCTCCCTCCACTTTTCTCATACTGCTCTTCCTTCTTCCTTACTACCCCCACTTCTACATTTGCCTGATGCACCATTTTTTCTTTCTGAAGTCTAGAAACATGCTTCACTAGTAGCACCTTATCTAGACTTTCATAAGTAACCACAGTTTCTTGCTTCTTTTGGTCTGTTTGAATCAGATTGTCCTTTCGTGATGCCAACGCTTGCATTTTCTCCCTTTCCAACCTGTGCACCGACTTGACAAAGATCTTGTCAAGTCCATTATCTTCACCATCTCGAGCTGCAAAAGCTTCTATTGCTTCCAATTTTGCCCTTTCAATCCGTGACATGTATTTAACTGTTGATGAATCTTTCCTAGTAGCCAAAATCCCATCTGATGCTTGCATACTTTTCTTGTCAAATAATGCCGGTATCGAATTGTTCAAGTCTATATTTTCTTTGTCCACATTGTCTGCATCCTGCGTCAGTCTATCTTTCGCGTCTCGGAACCTTTCATGATCTTTTTCAAATGCTCTTTGTGTTTTCTTTGCCTCTTCAATTTCCTTTTCGAGTCGGGAAGTATGCTTTAGAAGAATACTTCCCAAGTCTGGTACAACGTTAGACAATCTTGCAATGCTTTTTGGATCAGCCAAACTGCTTTCTGAAGCGCGCCCATCATCAGCCGCACTGCTTTCCAAAGTGTACATATCATCAGCCACACTGCTTTCCAAAGCGTGCCCATCTGATCGTTCCATGGTTTTCCCACTATCTTCCCTCGCACTAATTTTCCTTGCGTTCTTAGCTTCTTGGACCTCTCTTTCGAGCCTCGAGACATGCTTCACCAAGAACTTGTCTAGACTAGGAACTTCCGTAACAGCTGGTTTCCTTTTCATATCGCCATCCATAAAGTAAGCTATGGAGGATTCCCTCCTTGATCCTGCTCTGGTGAAAGTAACTGATGGGCCCACGGTGCAGTTGGCAATAGAATCAGGATCATGCCGCTTACTGTTTTCTTCAAGTAGAGCAGCACTCAAGCCGCAAGTCGCAACTATGGTGGCAAGCGAAGCGAGTTCATCTTCTTGCAGTAGTTTCAGCCTGTCAAGCATTGTATCAACAAGCTTCATTGGTGAATTGGAGCTATTCATATTCATAGTATCATTTGAAGGAAGCTTCCTGTTCCTGTACATTCTTCTTCTCACTTCCATGTCCGGTCTCTTAAAATTCACGTCACCAGTACTATGTGGAACTGATTCCAGTTCTGACCCATGATCTGATTCACATTCTGATAAATCTTGATCAGTTCCACTTATGTCTGGATTCTGGCTGATCTTTCGAAGCAAGTCTTGGAATTCATCTTTATTTGAAGAAGTGGGACAATGTGCCAGTCGAATGAATGCTGTCTTAACTGCTGCCGCTACCTCCTTATCTACCTCAAATGCAGTTTCGAAAGATGCAGTAATGGTGTGAGTAGAACCTCCTCCAATAGTGGGGGAAGTTTCTATTTCACATGGTTGTCGTGGACAATCAGGCTTGTCATACATTATCACTCCCACTGCTGCAGCCTCCTCAAAAGCTTCTGTCACACTTTTTTCTGCTTTCATCAGCTGGGATTCTGCCTCTTTGTTCAGAATCCTGATGAATTCATGAAAAAAGAATAGGTGAGTGAAAAAGAACCAAAGTTCTCTGAATCTCTGTTTGAATTCAATTATCATAATAACCCAAGATCAAAATAACCTGGCTGCTCGAAGTATTCGGCACCATGATGCTTCCACCATTGCAGCTTTGCGGGCCTCCATGGCCTTGCGTGCAGCCTCTCTGGCAGCAATCTTTTCTCTCTCTACCCTACAGTAATGAGGATATGAATCACCCAAAGTCTCATCGAGAGATGAATTCATGCCTCCAACTTCCTGCAACAAAAGTAGGTTAAGATTTGTTAAAGTAACCTTCTGGCAAACATATAATCCAATTAGAGCCATTGACTGCAATCttctgatttttcttttatataaatGGTCTTTGCATTTAAAATATGAAATAAGAATAGTAAATACCTGCAAAAGCCTTATCTTCCGCTTCAAGAAAGAGTCGGTCTTTTTCCTTGGGAACCAGTTGAGGGGAGAAGTACTTCTCCGGTGAGGGGGTTTCTTAATCTGTGATGAAATTTTGTTGACAGAACTCTGTattcaaagaaataaaaaaaaaaagaagaagaagaagaagaagaaaaaagatagaAGTTGGATAAAAAACTTAGATAGGTGCAAATTCTCCCCGGTACAACATTTTTGTAGGATATAATCTACTATATAAGCGGGTGTCCTCTAAATGACAAcaggcattttgatttttcattcATTTTGTATGCAAAGAAAAGTTAACTGATAGAAGTTGGATATGACTTAGATAGGTGAAAAGTCTCCCTGGCACAACATTTTTGTCGGATATATATAATCTACTATAAGCGGGTGTCCTATAAATAACAAcaggcattttgatttttcattcATTTTGTATGCAAAGAAAACTTGACTGATAGAAGTTGGATATAACTTAGACCAGTGCTACAACATATTTGTTGGATATAATCTGAATTGAGTGGCCTATTAAATGACAAGAACCATTTTAATTGCCATGCATTTAGTCGTTAATGGCATAAAAAgagttttgattaaaaaaaaattccaaaagcattgttgtaacatcctagattttacGATACTTAAGAGTATTGGAAGTACTTGGGTGGCACTAGAGATCTTTCCGATTAATTAGTTAGCATACGTGTATTTGACTAAATTTTAGGCTTTGAATACTTAGAAATGGTATTTGGGGACTTGTTTATGGAAACCTAATAAATTATTATGGTAATTAAATTAAGTTGTTCATAAATTAACTCTAGGAATCTGAACACATCGAATACCATTTCTAGGCTGGATtacactaagggcgtgtttgattttctgaTGAACTGGTAAATACCATGTAAAacggtaataattatttccccttGCGTTTACAAAGTACCTGATATGACTGCTTACTTTTTGACCTgaaaaccaagaatattacaaaatatctgtgggtcccactgtgatgcatttcacttatccacaccgttcatccattattccaattgaattcatagcatgactaaaaaattgaggcatatccaatactcaagtggaccatgtcatacaaaaaagggaatcgaatacttaccgttaaaaactttgtagggccactgtttcttttggagtgggccacttgagtgttggatctgcttcattttttgtctcatgttctaaaatattgtaataaaacagatggacggaatggatatatcatacgcattaccttgcagttcaaaaattaaaatgatctcttttgaaccaatttcaaaagcacaaattcctatgaattttcaaacacggtgaaattgtaataattacgaTTTACCATGTATTTcccattgctttgaaaaaacaaacaggccctaaacataTCGAATCATTATCTGATCActctaaattttatatttaacccTATGATTTATGAATCGAGAATTGAGATTTAAGAAAAACCAATATTAATTTATACAAttacttaaattataatggagaTCTATTTGAGACTAACtaaaccaatggtttggatctgaaATACTCAAAGCACAGAACTTAAAATGACTAAACTGTCCTTTATGTATAAAGAATTATCTTGATCCAATCTAATGTTTTTTAAAGAAGTTCAAATCAATGTGCATTGTTGCTTAAATCTTTGAACCTAttaatgttcaaagatgcaatatTAGATATATCGAATATTGCATCTTTGACACTAAACAATGATTCActctaaattttatatttaactcTGTGATTTATGAATCGAGAATTGAGATTTGAGAAAAACCACTATTAATTTATACAAttacttaaattataatggagaTCTATTTGAGACTAACtaaaccaatggtttggatttgaaTTACTCTAAGCACAAAAGTTAAAATGACTAAACCGTCCTTTAGGTATAAAGAATTATCTTGATCCAATCTACTATTTTTTGAAGAAGTTCAAATCAACGTGCATTGTTGCTTAAATCTTTGAACCTATTAATGTTTTATACAAGCTTAGAGCCGAGATTTATCAAATCCTATTCCCTAAATTGTTCTAGAGATGGCTGGAATATCCAAAAGAGTTCTAGAACGCTCATTAGTGAGCCATCGATCCTGAAATTATAATAAGATGTTTGCTTTAGAGGGCTTGACATTATGTCTAGATTAGATTGTCAGAATTATTCCTTGAATTGCATAATTTAGATTAGAATCCGAGAGTGTGAGTTGTGTAATTCATCTTGTTTTTCATAAACttctttaaaaaagaaataagaattttaggttttttgggatttttcgtaaactcctttgattctacTATTTGTTTCCACAGTCTGATTATAGTTAATCAACAATTGAAGGTCAGGACTATTCTTCTAAGGTAGCTTGTAATTTGCTTTAATCTTAATTCAATTTTATATGGAATTTATATAGGAATTAGGGGTTTTCTCTCGAATCCTAAATCCTAGAATGTAAAACCATAATAATAGGTGAGGACTATTCTTCTAAGGTAGCTTTTATCAGCCCCTGACAGTTTTAGAAGTTTATGAAATAATATGTAttcaaatgttaaatttattatatgattatgatttATATGCTATGTGTGTTGAATTGATGACATATTCCATAAGCTTGATTTTTATGAAATAAGAAATTGTACATTTGGCACATCTaagaaatgatgtaatttgagtTTGTAACCATGTTTGGATATTATGGAATTCTTATTGTTTTGAATTAGTCTCTGGAAATAGTTGAATATATGGACCGCCTTCATTGGGTTTAGTTGCCACTTGATCAATTAAGATAGAATACAGGACTGACTCTAGTTGGCTACTTATGCCTGGGTAGTCAATTTAGAGACAATTATTGTTTTGTAAATGTTGACGAATTTTCTGTGTAATCCATACTACCATGATTACTATTGATATATAGTTACCATTTATAGCCGTTGTATCTGTGTTTCAACGAGCTACTTGTCATagctcatgagccaggcatggcgGTATGGGACAATGTGTTTGTGTTATCTCTGACCTGTGTAGGTGGGGCGAGCCTTACAATAAGTCTTGAGCATCGATGGAGGAGACGAGCCTACCATcattgattgagttgataactcaaAATTAGTATTGATTTGAAATTTGGTGTTCACGGTAGtgagtgaccctcttggtcgacatgtAAGTCCTTGGATTTTCTAATCCATGAGTCATGCCGTCTTGAGGTGTTCTCGTAAATCCTTGGCAATTCCATTTTCATATTAGATGGTGACGACACTAGATGGATTAAGGACCCTGGTAATGAGCCATGTGGTTCCTGTGTATTTGACTCATACTACAATTGTGGTAATCTGGCTTTGCTAATATTGCTGTTTGAATACGAATAAATAAAGGTTTGGTAAATCATGCACTCATGTACATGGTTGTTCGACGAGAACCCCAATTGGTTAACTCGACCCCTAGAATACATGGTGAAAGGCGAGAACCCCACGTTAAAATTGTTCAAACCATAAATCCATGCCTTTTGCACTCATGCATTAACAAGTAGATTAGGACCTCTTGTGAAACAATGTTTCATTACCTGAACTTGATTGTGTTGCCTACTCACTCCCATTTGGGATGTTGTTTTAAAACAAGTACCAGTTAATTGGATGCAGGATACGGAGGCCACTGTGATTAATGATCAGGACTATTTTGTTTCACCTAAAATTTGAGATCACCATTGgagcaaggtgttccaaaacagtatcggtggccgtaacagccaccactaTTACCGTTGACGTTGTTTTAAAACAAGTACTAATTAATCGGATGCAGGATATGGAGGCCACTGTGATTGATGATCAAAACTATTTTGTTTCGCCTAAATTTTGAGATCACCATTGgagcaaggtgttccaaaacagaCAACCACCActattaccgttatgatacgagCCGTAACGGCCGTTTTTTAGTTTTTGACAAAAAACCGTTATGGCGCCGTTATGGCCCATTTTTCTGTAACAGCTATTACGGCCATTacgtaaccaattttgaataccttgcatTGGAGTCATATACAGTAGTATCAGGATGTGTTGGAGTCAATGTTtcattatgatacgggccgtaacggtcgtttttttagtttttttaaaaaaaccgtTACAAGGCCGTTATGGCccatttttctgtaacggccgttacggccattacgtaaccgattttgaataccttgcatTGGAGTCAATGTTTCATTACCTAAACTTGATTGTGTTGCCCACTCACTCCCATCTGGGATGTTGTTTTAAAACAAGTATCAGTTAATTGGATGCAGGATATGGAGGCCATTGTGATTGATGATCAAGACTATTTTGTTTCGCCTAAAATTTGAGATCACCATTGgagcaaggtgttccaaaacggtatcggtggctgtaacagccaccaCACTATTGCCATTGACGTTGTTTAATCGGATGTAGGATATGGAGGCCACTGTGATTGATGATGTTTCTCCTAAATTTTGAGATCACCATTGgagcaaggtgttccaaaacagtatcggtggccgtaacggccatgactgttacctttatgatacgggccgtaacggccgttttttagtttttgaaaaaaCAGTTACAGGGTTGTTATGGCCTATTTTTCCGTTACGGCCGTTTacgtaactgattttgaataccttgcatTGGAGTCATGTACAGAAGTATCGGGTTGTGgaattattttatatattaattTTGAGGTCCCCATTAATTGAAATGGTTGGTTGTATAAGAATGATGATATGGACTCTAACGTAATtgtaaattatcttttaaattttagCTAATAAGCACTGTCtcattatgaatggtatggatggcatgtaaacatcactgtcgaccccaaggaggtttcaacggtaggaattttcctacccaccttttcctttagggcGGCCCACTTGAAgtattggatctagctcatttttgttcacaggtcctaaaatgatctcaaaaatggatggatggggtggatttctcacaaacatcacggtgtgccccaccaaGGTTTCcaatgcaggaacttcctgtgaaaggcttttgtaggaaatccacgtccccatCCCAAACTCGAGACCACACGCTCTCTTTAAATGGAGACCACTATTGTAGTCTCcaagatgtttgtgtgaaatccaatacTGTCtcattatgaatggtatggatggcatgtaaacatcactgtcgaccccaaggaggtttcaacggtaggaattttcctacccaccttttcctctagggCGGCCCACTTGAAgtattggatctagctcatttttgttcacaggtcctaaaatgatctcaaaaaatggatggatggggtggatttctcacaaacatcacggtgtgccccaccaaGGTTTCCAATGCAGGaatttcctgtgaaaggcttttgtaggaaatccacgtccccatCCCAAACTCGAGACCACACGCTCTCTTTAAATGGAGACCACTATTGTAGTCTCcaagatgtttgtgtgaaatccaatacTGTCtcattatgaatggtatggatggcatgtaaacaccaCTGTCGactccaaggaggtttcaacggtaggaatttccctacccaccttttcctttagggcGGCCCACTTGAAgtattggatctagctcatttttgttCCTAGGTCCTAAAATGgtttcaaaaaacggatggacggggtggatttctcacaaacatcacagtgtgccccacCAAGGTTTCCAatgcaggaacttcttgcgaaaggtttttgcaggaaatccacgtcccatcCCAAACTTGAGACCACACATGCTCTCCAAGATTTAAATGGAGACCACTATTGTAGTGAATCCCATGTTGATGACCACGAACATGAAAACTCAACCATCACTTCGTCATCCCTAAACGAAGAACTCCTCATGTACTCCTCTTTCTGAATAATGTTACTTTTGCTacttaaattaaatataatagtTTTTGGTCATTGACGCCCTATGATTCCTTACTCCTTTCATATTTTCACCTCCTAATgtccaaaatatttattttacatgaaaaataacaacCATCACAAACCCAAGATCGCACATGTCCTTCACATTCTAAATGTTCACTATTGATGTCTATTTTAACAATTGGAATCATGACACGTTTGTAGGGTACCCAACTTGCAAATCCAACCCGCACTTCACCTTCCCAAAAGTAAGAACCCATCATATTGTAGTGAATTCCATTTTGATATTGTGAACGATGACCACCAACTTGCAAACTCAACCATCACTTCGTCGTCCCAAAGCAAAGAACTCCTCATGTACTCCACTTTCTGAATAATGTTACTTTTGCTacttaaattaaatataatagtTTTTGGTCATTAACGCCCTATGATTCCTTACTCCTTTCATATTTTCATCTCCTAATGAcctaaatatttattttacatgaaaaataacaacCATCACAAACCCAAGATCGCACATGTTCTTCACGTTCTAAATGTTCACTATTGATGTCTATTTTAACAATTGGAATCATGACACATTTGCAGGGTACCCAACTTGCAAATCCAACCCGCACTTCACCTTCCCAAAAGTAAGAACCCATCATATTGTAGTGAATTCCATTTTGATATTGTGAATGATGACCACCAACTTGCAAACTCAACCATCACTTCATCGTCCCAAAGCAAAGAACTCCTCATGTACTCCACTTTCTGAATAATGTTACTTTTGCTACTTAAATTAAAGATAATAGTTGTTGGTCATTGATGCCCTGTGGATTCCTTACTCCTTTCATATTTTCATCTCCTAATGTCCTAAATCtttattttacatgaaaaataacaacCATCCCAAACCCACATGTTCTTCACGTTCTAAATGTTCACTATTATTGATGTCGGTAAC harbors:
- the LOC131219007 gene encoding uncharacterized protein LOC131219007 produces the protein MDSSFISPPSTQIGGTILDPQKKECSAQESSGSTSIVNVGKMNEFGSKELLGSALAVKGGKKKESVAEKSPGSSSTVKTGKSSVNKISSQIKKPPHRRSTSPLNWFPRKKTDSFLKRKIRLLQEVGGMNSSLDETLGDSYPHYCRVEREKIAAREAARKAMEARKAAMVEASWCRILRAARILNKEAESQLMKAEKSVTEAFEEAAAVGVIMYDKPDCPRQPCEIETSPTIGGGSTHTITASFETAFEVDKEVAAAVKTAFIRLAHCPTSSNKDEFQDLLRKISQNPDISGTDQDLSECESDHGSELESVPHSTGDVNFKRPDMEVRRRMYRNRKLPSNDTMNMNSSNSPMKLVDTMLDRLKLLQEDELASLATIVATCGLSAALLEENSKRHDPDSIANCTVGPSVTFTRAGSRRESSIAYFMDGDMKRKPAVTEVPSLDKFLVKHVSRLEREVQEAKNARKISAREDSGKTMERSDGHALESSVADDMYTLESSAADDGRASESSLADPKSIARLSNVVPDLGSILLKHTSRLEKEIEEAKKTQRAFEKDHERFRDAKDRLTQDADNVDKENIDLNNSIPALFDKKSMQASDGILATRKDSSTVKYMSRIERAKLEAIEAFAARDGEDNGLDKIFVKSVHRLEREKMQALASRKDNLIQTDQKKQETVVTYESLDKVLLVKHVSRLQKEKMVHQANVEVGVVRKKEEQYEKSGGSLDEILVKHQSVLEKEKLAMAQQFVHAKHSETRREARERELQEAWGGLSLGNSIRPHLSKLEREKAAWKRAEEEERMQARGLNC